One Glycine max cultivar Williams 82 chromosome 3, Glycine_max_v4.0, whole genome shotgun sequence DNA window includes the following coding sequences:
- the LOC100811806 gene encoding late embryogenesis abundant protein At1g64065 encodes MKVGSGKGRKVCLTVTGVVIAIVLLIVILALTVFKAKHPVTTVDSTKLEDFHVSLDPVKLRVDLNVTLGVDVSVKNPNKVGFQYSDSTAHLNYRGQLIGEVPISAGEISSGETKGFNLTLTIMADRLLSNSQLLSDVTSGTLPLNTFVRMSGKVSILGFIKVHVVSSTSCDVAINLSNGTVGNQECQYKTKL; translated from the coding sequence ATGAAGGTAGGATCTGGTAAAGGGAGAAAAGTGTGCCTGACGGTGACAGGTGTTGTGATTGCAATTGTATTGCTAATTGTGATACTAGCGTTGACAGTGTTCAAAGCCAAGCATCCTGTTACCACAGTGGACTCAACGAAGCTAGAGGACTTTCACGTGAGCTTGGATCCAGTAAAACTAAGGGTAGATTTGAATGTGACCCTGGGAGTGGATGTCTCAGTGAAGAACCCGAACAAGGTGGGATTCCAGTATTCAGACAGCACTGCCCACCTCAATTACAGAGGGCAGCTGATAGGTGAAGTCCCGATCTCTGCCGGAGAGATTTCATCCGGTGAGACCAAAGGATTCAATCTCACCCTCACCATTATGGCCGACCGTTTGCTCTCCAATTCTCAGCTTTTATCTGATGTCACATCTGGTACATTGCCCCTAAACACTTTCGTGAGGATGTCTGGGAAAGTCAGCATCTTAGGCTTTATCAAAGTCCATGTGGTTTCCTCCACTTCTTGTGATGTTGCAATTAATCTTTCTAATGGAACTGTTGGGAACCAAGAGTGCCAGTACAAGACAAAACTTTGA
- the LOC100802380 gene encoding unknown protein 1, protein MKDTPTDCVVPITPEAVIENGDLQSQSPLTLSVVRKQLKRACIDCDSDRISVDNNNDNGSPRTPKDGVFDPFAPGPDNMALAPNSNKYLDEYRTTVARRLDFHPSFDVVAQAVTDTLSDEEMVESVYENLLQVIVSKQAEGVLAQMSDDCETPPSVLHFSGIADTCPGAPIKPAAKPRNIDLGLCKKLEF, encoded by the coding sequence ATGAAAGATACTCCCACCGATTGTGTGGTTCCTATAACTCCTGAGGCTGTCATTGAGAATGGGGATTTGCAATCCCAATCCCCTCTCACACTCTCAGTGGTCAGGAAACAACTCAAACGTGCCTGCATTGATTGCGATTCTGACCGTATCTCtgttgataataataatgacaatGGCAGCCCCCGAACTCCTAAGGATGGTGTTTTTGACCCCTTTGCACCTGGTCCTGATAACATGGCGCTGGCACCCAACAGCAACAAGTATCTTGATGAGTACAGGACCACCGTTGCCCGCCGACTTGATTTCCATCCCTCCTTTGATGTTGTTGCTCAAGCAGTTACTGATACTCTTTCAGATGAGGAAATGGTTGAATCTGTGTATGAGAATCTTTTGCAAGTTATTGTTTCTAAGCAAGCTGAGGGTGTTCTTGCTCAAATGTCAGATGATTGTGAAACACCTCCTTCGGTGCTCCACTTCTCTGGAATTGCTGATACTTGTCCTGGTGCACCTATAAAACCAGCGGCTAAACCTAGGAACATTGATTTGGGGTTGTGCAAGAAGCTTGAATTCTGA